The DNA window CTCCGCTTGTCCGGCCCGACTGCCACATTCTTGATGCGAATGCACCAATCGTCCGGTTGCGGCTGGATTGGCGGTAAAAGCGAATGACGCTGTGGAGCGGATCCGCTATATTGGCGTCGCTACCGTTGGCGTCGCCCTTATCTTTTTCAGGAGTTCGATCCATGTTTTTCCGCACGCTTGCCGCCAGTCTGGCCGCGATGCTGTTCAGCTTTGCTCCGTTTGCGATGGCTGTTGATACGGCCGATATTGAGCAGTGGGTCCGGCAGCTCGACTCCGATCAGTTCGCCGAACGGCAGAACGCCAGCACGGAACTAGCCGATGCGGGCGTCGAGGCGATTCCCGCCCTGGAAAAAGCCGCCCAAAGCGGCGTCCGCGAGGCGGTCGTGCGGTCGATCGAAATTCTCAAACGTCACTTTGAATCGGACAACGCTCCCGTCAAAGAAGCGGCCGAAAAGGCCCTCAAGCGGCTGGAGGACTCGCCCGAGGCGTCCATCGCCCGGCGAGCTGCCAATGCGCTCAAACCGAAAGAGATCGAACAACCCCAGGCCGGGGCGTTTGGCGGAATTGTCGTCAACGGCGGCGGCGCGATCCGGATCCAGATCCAGCAAGGCGGCGGCCTGCAGCGCCGCGTGCAGATCCGCAATGCGAACGGCGTCAAAGAGATCGAAGCCGAAGAGAACGGCCGGAAGGTCAAAATCAAAGAAGACGCCAACGGTATCAAGGTCGAGATCACCGAGAAAAAAGGGGAGAAAGAAGAAACCAAGACTTACGAAGCAAAGAACCTGGACGAGCTGAAGCAGAAGCATCCCGACGCTTACAAGGCGCACCAGCAATACGATAACCAGCAGCAAGGCATTCAGATTCGCGCGTTCGGCGCGAACCGCCAGGTGCTGCCGATGCAGATCCGCCCGGCCCTGCCCGCCGCTCCGAACCAGCAAGCCTTGCCCGCCCAGATTCAGCCCGCTCAAAGGCACGCCCAGGCCATTGCCCGGATCCGAGCGATGCAGGCCGCCCGTCGTCCCGGCGGCGAAGAAGCCGATCCGCTGCAGAGCGCGGCCGACCGACTGCAGGAAGCCCGCAAACAGCTGCAGGGCGAAGCAGAACAAGGCGGAGAAAAAGTCCAGCAGGAACTGAAGCCCGCGCTAGAAAGCCTGGACAAAGCGATTGAGCGACTGGGCGAAGCGCAGCAGGCCCGCGCCGCCCAGGAAGACGGTCCTCCTGGTCCGAACCAACAGGACAAGTAAAGGCTCGCCATGGCTGCCTTGCTGCCGGTCGGGATCGCCTTGCTGCTGGCGATCCATCTGCTTCGCCTGAACAACCAGCGGATGTTGATTCGCGGGCTGCAGATCGGCGGCTGGGTGATGGTCAACCTGGGGCTGTTCGGCGTATTCTTGTCCCTGGCCTTTCCTCTGGCGATCTTTTACGCGCTGTTCGTTCCGTTTTTTATCTGGGATGTGCGGCGGCTTTACTGGCGGTCGGAACTCCGGGCGATTTTCGCCACGCTGGCGGTCGCGGCCGAAAAAGGAGCATCGCTCCCCGCTACCCTGGATGCCCTGGGCGCCGAACGCCACGATACTCTCGGCCGTCGCCTGCAGGATTGCTGCCAGGCGATCCGGGGCGGGCAATCCCTGCGTGCAGCGCTGAACCAGAACTTCTCTTTGCCGCTGCAGGCGCGGGTCTCCCTGCGGCTGGCAGAGTTGACGGGTAATCTGGCGTCTTCCTTGCGTATCATCCTGGTGGAAGATCCAGAAACGGACGCGGAGTTGCGGAAGGCAAAAGGTCGCCTGGCTTACTTCGCGATCGCCAGCTGGATCGCGATAATGGCCGTCATGATGCTGGCAACGATGTCTTTTCGCGCCGCTCCCTGGCGGATGGTGGAGGAGTTTGGTCTTCCGCCGGCAGGCTTCTTCCGCTGGACGCTGGCGGCCGGGGAATACGCCTGGTACTGGGTTCCGCTGTTCTTGCTGGCTTTGCTGATCGCGGCCTACGCCGGCGCGGTGCTGTCGGGCATACGGCTGTTCCGGCCCCGCGCGTATGAAACGCCATTGCTGATGTCTGCCCTGGGCGCCGCCATGCGCTGCGGCTTGCCGCTGACGACGGTCCTGCCGGCGCTCCGCGACGAGTATCCCCACGGCCCCGTCCGCCGAGCACTGGATCGGGCCGGGGCGGCAAACCTGGCGGGACAGTCGTGGACCGAGGCGCTGCGGCAGCATCGCTTGCTGGGCGATGCGGATACGGCCCTGCTGGAGGCAGCGTCCCGGGTGAGGAATCTCCCCTGGGCCTGCGACCAGATCGCCCATCGTCATGCGATCCGACGACTGCGAACGCTGCAGTGGGTCGCCGGCACGCTCGCCCCGCTCGTACTGTTGCTGCTTGCTTGTGTGGTGGGAATCGCGGCGATCGAATCGTTTTCTCCGCTGGTCCACATGATCACGAATCTGGCCTGAGGATCGCGAGTCTGGCATGAATCTCGTTAAAACACGTCGCGGTAGTTTGATCGTCGAAGGCCTGGTGGCAATGGTGATCATCGGCTGCGCGCTGACGGTGG is part of the Lignipirellula cremea genome and encodes:
- a CDS encoding type II secretion system F family protein; its protein translation is MAALLPVGIALLLAIHLLRLNNQRMLIRGLQIGGWVMVNLGLFGVFLSLAFPLAIFYALFVPFFIWDVRRLYWRSELRAIFATLAVAAEKGASLPATLDALGAERHDTLGRRLQDCCQAIRGGQSLRAALNQNFSLPLQARVSLRLAELTGNLASSLRIILVEDPETDAELRKAKGRLAYFAIASWIAIMAVMMLATMSFRAAPWRMVEEFGLPPAGFFRWTLAAGEYAWYWVPLFLLALLIAAYAGAVLSGIRLFRPRAYETPLLMSALGAAMRCGLPLTTVLPALRDEYPHGPVRRALDRAGAANLAGQSWTEALRQHRLLGDADTALLEAASRVRNLPWACDQIAHRHAIRRLRTLQWVAGTLAPLVLLLLACVVGIAAIESFSPLVHMITNLA